From the genome of Arthrobacter alpinus, one region includes:
- the scpB gene encoding SMC-Scp complex subunit ScpB, whose product MSAEYEPAAPKPRDDGQAENFASGAGLEAPDGVRAALEAVLMVIDEPVSEERLAAVVGLPTATIRDQLHELAREYDGYTKEGDAIPVRGFELRQLAGGWRVYSRPAYSEIVSQFVVDGQTARLTQAALETLAVIAYRQPVSRARVSAIRGVNVDSVVRTLAQRGLIEEVGTDPVSGAFLYRTTAYFLERLGIGSVDELPQIAQHLPGLENLHEIENALL is encoded by the coding sequence GTGAGCGCAGAATATGAGCCGGCAGCGCCGAAGCCACGTGACGATGGGCAAGCGGAAAATTTCGCTTCCGGAGCTGGGTTGGAGGCGCCCGACGGCGTTCGGGCCGCGTTGGAAGCGGTGCTCATGGTGATCGATGAACCGGTCTCCGAGGAGCGGCTGGCCGCCGTGGTGGGTCTGCCCACGGCCACCATACGTGACCAATTACACGAACTGGCACGGGAGTACGACGGCTATACTAAGGAAGGTGACGCCATACCGGTGCGCGGTTTTGAACTTCGGCAACTCGCCGGAGGCTGGCGTGTTTACTCACGCCCCGCGTATTCCGAGATCGTGTCACAGTTTGTTGTGGACGGCCAGACGGCCCGGCTCACGCAGGCAGCCTTGGAGACCTTGGCGGTGATTGCTTACCGCCAACCTGTTTCGCGAGCCCGGGTTTCCGCCATTCGTGGCGTGAACGTGGACTCGGTGGTGAGGACGTTGGCGCAGCGCGGCTTGATTGAGGAAGTGGGCACCGACCCGGTGTCAGGGGCATTTTTGTACCGCACCACAGCGTACTTTCTGGAACGGTTGGGGATTGGGAGCGTGGATGAGTTGCCGCAGATCGCACAGCACTTGCCTGGTCTGGAAAACCTCCACGAGATTGAGAATGCACTCCTGTAA